A genome region from Gambusia affinis linkage group LG24, SWU_Gaff_1.0, whole genome shotgun sequence includes the following:
- the LOC122827299 gene encoding paramyosin-like gives MSHQSQRYSNGETAEQHQQGCVENRSPPIDFQREIQRLGSLLEMERARRLDVNQKLADTQRELEDAKAEVERQKTVKKIFINRSRELKRELQAVKTFNNPETLSPAVIPSKVCSQIRDKTKMQLQEDLAQIVNEDAFMSQIKAEKEKNNALQQELDHIKACYEELRPKSEANIGEEKLQVDMQLVYEDKIRQDQNLLDKMFKQISSFKETNKRLQRELEQMNGSYQELKRRYEADVSALRQQNEGYQHEMTRVKDAHLEKTKNDLIELIKKLRAEKDDLNRRKAEDFSFLQRQSNKTTKHVRHVLQFSTVIYQELKARYEGNVSALIQQEEIFRQNVEKEMKAYSEKMMSDMKMINKLKAEKDSLLKQLTAYQQLHSGCELKYKTEQDNRKTELQHRDKLRPPRQNVDRLSEDTDVPDASPKEVKDFVEGMLREMGVMEVTEEPVETAAKKKSVWKKIRHSLRLFHKNERKTRKLLNQATRKKGQVNF, from the coding sequence atgtCACATCAAAGCCAACGTTACTCCAACGGTGAGACAGCTGAACAACATCAGCAAGGCTGCGTAGAGAACAGATCTCCTCCCATTGATTTCCAAAGAGAGATACAAAGACTTGGCTCTCTTTTGGAAATGGAGAGAGCGAGACGGTTGGACGTGAACCAAAAGCTGGCCGACACCCAAAGAGAACTGGAGGACGCAAAAGCTGAGGTAGAGAGGCAGAAAACAGTTAAGAAGATTTTCATCAACAGGAGCAGAGAGCTGAAGAGAGAATTACAGGCAGTGAAAACGTTTAACAACCCAGAGACTCTCAGCCCTGCTGTTATCCCTTCCAAGGTGTGCAGCCAAATAAGAGACAAGACGAAAATGCAGCTGCAAGAGGACTTAGCTCAGATCGTCAATGAGGACGCGTTCATGTCACAGATtaaggcagaaaaagaaaaaaataacgcCCTCCAACAAGAACTGGACCACATCAAGGCTTGCTACGAGGAGCTTCGACCCAAATCCGAAGCAAACATTGGTGAGGAGAAACTGCAGGTTGACATGCAGCTGGTCTACGAAGACAAAATCAGGCAGGACCAAAATCTCCTAGATAAAATGTTCAAGCAGATCAGCAGCTTCAAGGAAACCAATAAACGTCTGCAGAGAGAGCTGGAGCAGATGAACGGTTCATACCAAGAACTAAAGAGGAGGTATGAAGCAGATGTTTCTGCCCTCAGACAGCAAAACGAAGGTTACCAGCATGAAATGACTCGGGTGAAAGACGCTCATTTGGAAAAAACCAAGAACGACCTTATTGAGCTCATCAAAAAACTGAGAGCAGAAAAGGACGATCTGAATCGGAGAAAGGCAGAAGACTTCTCTTTCCTGCAACGGCAATCAAATAAGACAACAAAGCATGTTCGACACGTTCTGCAGTTCTCAACAGTTATTTACCAGGAACTTAAAGCCAGATACGaaggaaatgtttctgctctgatACAGCAAGAAGAAATATTTAGGCAGAACGTAGAAAAAGAGATGAAGGCTTATTCAGAGAAAATGATGAGTGACATGAAGATGATCAACAAGCTCAAAGCTGAGAAGGACAGTCTCCTAAAACAACTGACTGCCTACCAACAACTGCACTCTGGCTGTGAgcttaaatacaaaacagagcAGGACAACAGGAAAACCGAgctgcaacacagagacaaattaCGACCTCCAAGACAAAATGTGGACCGTCTGTCAGAGGACACTGATGTTCCTGATGCGTCTCCCAAGGAGGTAAAGGATTTTGTGGAAGGCATGCTGAGGGAAATGGGAGTCATGGAAGTGACAGAGGAACCAGTGGAGACAGCGGCCAAAAAGAAATCAGTGTGGAAAAAGATACGACACAGTTTGAGGCTCTtccacaaaaatgaaagaaaaacaagaaaacttttgAATCAAGCAACTAGGAAAAAAGGTCAAGTGAATTTCTGA